In the genome of Pontibacillus halophilus JSM 076056 = DSM 19796, one region contains:
- the hrcA gene encoding heat-inducible transcriptional repressor HrcA, whose amino-acid sequence MLSDRQLLLLQVIIDDFIQSAQPVGSRSISKREDVAFSSATIRNEMADLEDMGFLEKTHSSSGRIPSEKGYRFYVDHLMAPFPLSAQDVSVVQDAFAYHLLEFEKVVQQSARVLSEMTNYTSIILGPEVYETKLRQLQIIPLSHQSAVAVLVTNTGHVEHRSFTIPVELSPSDLEKMVNILNERLYDVPIIDLNRKLKVEITTLLKKHTREYDKAYRYLRAALFDDQQTKLYVGGKTNILMQPEFKDIDKVRALYSLIEQENELATLLRRDSNDIEVTIGHENGLEEMHDVSIITASYSLNDEQLGTIALLGPTRMEYSRVISLMNVLSNHMTQTFRSWYQNDAWRK is encoded by the coding sequence ATGCTTTCAGATCGTCAGCTCTTGTTATTACAAGTCATAATTGATGATTTTATCCAATCCGCTCAACCGGTTGGTTCACGGTCGATTTCTAAGCGGGAAGATGTGGCATTTAGCTCTGCTACAATTCGTAATGAAATGGCAGACTTAGAGGATATGGGCTTCTTAGAGAAGACTCATTCTTCTTCGGGTCGGATTCCTTCTGAGAAGGGATATCGCTTTTACGTCGACCATCTAATGGCACCGTTCCCGTTGTCGGCACAGGACGTATCGGTTGTGCAAGATGCGTTTGCTTATCACTTGCTCGAATTTGAGAAAGTCGTTCAGCAATCTGCGCGCGTGTTGTCAGAGATGACGAACTACACGTCCATTATTTTGGGTCCTGAGGTGTATGAGACAAAGCTTAGACAACTACAAATTATACCACTGTCTCATCAATCAGCAGTGGCCGTCCTTGTGACGAATACTGGACATGTGGAGCATAGGTCTTTCACCATCCCGGTGGAGTTGTCTCCAAGTGATTTAGAGAAAATGGTGAACATCTTAAATGAGCGTCTCTATGACGTTCCCATCATTGATCTAAATCGGAAGTTGAAAGTTGAAATTACGACCTTGCTGAAGAAGCATACAAGAGAATACGATAAAGCCTATCGCTATTTGCGTGCCGCTTTATTTGATGACCAACAGACGAAGTTGTATGTTGGTGGGAAGACGAATATCTTGATGCAGCCGGAGTTCAAGGATATTGATAAAGTCCGTGCTCTTTATTCCTTAATTGAACAGGAGAACGAGCTGGCGACTTTATTAAGACGTGACTCTAATGACATCGAAGTTACCATTGGGCATGAGAATGGCCTCGAGGAAATGCATGATGTTAGCATCATTACAGCTTCCTATTCTCTTAATGATGAACAGCTAGGGACAATTGCCTTGTTAGGGCCTACTCGTATGGAGTATTCGCGCGTAATTTCACTCATGAACGTGCTTTCCAATCATATGACACAAACATTCCGTTCATGGTATCAAAACGATGCGTGGAGGAAATGA
- the grpE gene encoding nucleotide exchange factor GrpE gives MEENKQQSEQVNDEVQDDQEVVEPEVEVIDETETVGEATSNSEVEQLQQEKEELQNRLARLQADYDNFRRRTQKEREADRKYKSQDLVNELLPALDNFERALQVDVQDESTKSFKDGIQMVYRQLSDALEKEGVEVIPAEGETFDPQIHQAVMQVEDENYASNVVVAELQKGYRLKDRVIRPSMVKVNQ, from the coding sequence ATGGAAGAGAACAAACAACAATCTGAGCAAGTAAATGATGAAGTGCAAGATGACCAAGAGGTGGTTGAGCCAGAAGTTGAAGTCATTGATGAGACTGAAACAGTAGGTGAAGCGACTTCAAACTCTGAAGTAGAACAGCTTCAACAAGAGAAAGAAGAACTTCAAAACCGTTTGGCACGCTTGCAGGCTGACTATGATAACTTCCGCCGACGTACTCAAAAAGAACGTGAAGCGGATCGTAAATATAAGTCTCAAGACCTTGTAAATGAATTGTTACCAGCGCTAGATAACTTTGAACGTGCGCTACAAGTAGACGTTCAAGATGAATCAACGAAAAGCTTCAAAGATGGCATTCAAATGGTATACCGCCAGCTGTCTGATGCATTAGAAAAAGAAGGTGTGGAAGTCATCCCTGCAGAGGGAGAGACATTTGACCCTCAAATTCACCAAGCTGTAATGCAAGTTGAAGATGAGAATTATGCATCCAACGTTGTTGTTGCAGAGCTTCAAAAAGGGTACAGATTGAAAGACCGGGTTATTCGCCCATCAATGGTTAAAGTAAATCAATAA
- the dnaK gene encoding molecular chaperone DnaK yields the protein MSKIIGIDLGTTNSCVAVMEGGESKVIPNPEGNRTTPSVVAFKNGERQVGEVAKRQAITNPNTIQSIKRHMGTDYKVEIEGKEYSPQEISAMILQHLKSHAEDYLGETVEKAVITVPAYFNDAERQATKDAGKIAGLEVERIINEPTAAALAYGIDQDQDQTLLVYDLGGGTFDVSILDIGEGTFEVVSTAGDNQLGGDDFDQVIIDHMVAEFKKENGIDLSQDKMAKQRLKDAAEKAKKDLSGVAQTQISLPFITAGEAGPLHLEMNLTRAKFEELSANLVERTMEPTRRAMKDASMSSKDIDKVLLVGGSTRIPAVVEAIKKEVGQDPSKGVNPDEVVALGAAIQGGVLQGDVNDVVLLDVTPLSLGIETMGGVFTKLIERNTTIPTSHSQTFSTAADNQTAVDIHVLQGEREMAQYNKTLGRFQLTDIPPAPRGVPQIEVSFDIDANGIVSVRAKDLGTNKEQSITIKSSSGLSDDEVERMVQEAEENAEEDKKRREEVELRNEADQLVFTTDKTIKDLGESVTEEEKQKAEDAKAELQTALEGEDIEDIRAKKDALQEQVQALTVKMYEQAQQAQQAEQGAEGSDDDVVDADYEEVKDDENK from the coding sequence ATGAGTAAGATTATTGGTATTGACTTAGGTACGACCAACTCTTGTGTAGCAGTTATGGAAGGTGGGGAATCTAAAGTAATCCCTAACCCAGAAGGTAACCGTACTACACCATCTGTAGTTGCTTTCAAAAATGGCGAACGCCAAGTAGGTGAAGTAGCGAAGCGTCAGGCTATCACGAACCCAAACACAATCCAATCCATTAAACGTCATATGGGTACAGATTATAAAGTAGAGATCGAAGGAAAAGAGTACTCTCCTCAAGAAATCTCTGCAATGATTCTACAACACCTAAAATCTCACGCTGAAGATTATCTAGGTGAAACAGTTGAGAAAGCTGTTATTACAGTTCCAGCTTACTTCAACGATGCTGAGCGTCAAGCTACTAAAGATGCAGGTAAAATTGCTGGTCTTGAAGTAGAGCGTATTATTAACGAGCCAACAGCAGCAGCGCTTGCTTACGGTATTGACCAAGACCAAGACCAAACACTACTTGTATATGACCTTGGTGGCGGTACATTTGACGTATCCATCCTTGATATCGGCGAAGGTACATTCGAAGTTGTATCTACTGCTGGTGATAACCAACTAGGTGGGGATGACTTTGACCAAGTGATCATAGACCACATGGTTGCAGAATTCAAGAAAGAAAATGGCATTGACCTTTCTCAAGACAAGATGGCGAAACAACGTCTAAAAGATGCTGCTGAGAAAGCGAAGAAAGACCTATCTGGTGTAGCACAGACACAAATCTCTCTTCCATTTATCACAGCTGGAGAAGCAGGTCCACTTCACTTAGAAATGAATCTTACACGTGCGAAATTCGAAGAGCTATCTGCAAACTTAGTAGAGCGCACGATGGAACCAACGCGCCGCGCAATGAAAGATGCTAGCATGAGCTCTAAAGACATTGATAAGGTTCTACTTGTTGGTGGTTCTACTCGTATCCCAGCAGTTGTAGAGGCAATTAAGAAAGAAGTAGGTCAAGATCCTTCTAAAGGCGTTAACCCTGACGAAGTTGTTGCACTTGGTGCTGCTATTCAAGGTGGCGTCCTACAAGGTGATGTGAACGATGTCGTTCTACTTGACGTTACACCACTTTCTCTAGGTATTGAAACAATGGGTGGCGTGTTCACGAAGCTAATTGAGCGTAACACGACAATTCCAACAAGCCATTCTCAAACGTTCTCTACTGCTGCTGATAATCAGACAGCTGTTGACATCCACGTCCTACAAGGTGAACGTGAAATGGCTCAATACAACAAAACACTAGGTCGTTTCCAACTTACGGACATTCCACCAGCACCACGTGGTGTTCCACAAATCGAAGTATCCTTCGATATTGATGCGAACGGAATTGTAAGTGTTCGTGCGAAAGACTTAGGTACAAATAAAGAACAGTCCATCACAATCAAATCTTCATCCGGTCTATCTGATGATGAAGTCGAGCGTATGGTACAAGAAGCAGAAGAAAATGCTGAAGAAGATAAGAAGCGTCGTGAAGAAGTAGAACTTCGTAACGAAGCAGATCAACTTGTCTTCACAACAGATAAGACCATTAAAGACCTTGGTGAATCAGTAACAGAAGAAGAGAAGCAAAAAGCAGAAGATGCAAAAGCTGAACTTCAAACTGCCCTTGAAGGTGAAGACATTGAAGACATCCGTGCGAAGAAAGATGCTCTTCAAGAACAAGTTCAAGCTCTTACAGTGAAGATGTATGAGCAAGCGCAACAAGCACAACAAGCTGAGCAGGGCGCTGAAGGTTCTGACGACGATGTTGTTGATGCGGATTATGAAGAAGTAAAAGACGACGAAAACAAGTAA
- the dnaJ gene encoding molecular chaperone DnaJ codes for MSKRDYYEVLGVSQDASKDDIKKAYRKLARQYHPDVSKEENAAEKFKEVKEAYESLSDDQKRAQYDQFGHEGPQGFGGGGFGGGQDFGGFGDIFDMFFGGGGRRRDPNAPRKGADLQYTMTLEFEEAVFGKETDVQIPKEEDCETCDGSGAKPGTHPETCPHCQGSGQLNQEQNTPFGRVVNRRVCHHCQGTGNLIKDKCNTCGGDGKVTKRKTIHISIPAGIDEGQQIRVTGQGEPGENGGPAGDLFVVIQVRQHEFFQREGDHIFCEMPLTFTQAALGDEVEVPTLHGKVKLKIPEGTQTGKTFRLKEKGVPNVRGYGHGDQHVKIRVVTPSNLTDRQKELMREFNEIAGNEPTEEQHGSLFQRFKRAFKGE; via the coding sequence GTGAGTAAACGAGACTATTATGAGGTCTTGGGTGTCTCCCAAGATGCTTCTAAAGATGACATAAAGAAAGCGTATCGAAAGCTAGCACGTCAGTATCATCCAGACGTAAGCAAGGAAGAGAACGCTGCTGAAAAGTTTAAAGAAGTAAAAGAAGCGTATGAAAGCTTAAGTGACGACCAGAAGCGCGCACAGTATGACCAGTTTGGTCACGAAGGCCCTCAAGGCTTCGGTGGTGGTGGCTTCGGTGGCGGCCAAGACTTTGGCGGATTTGGCGACATCTTTGATATGTTCTTTGGCGGAGGCGGTCGTAGACGTGATCCTAATGCGCCGAGAAAAGGTGCGGACCTCCAATATACAATGACGCTTGAATTTGAAGAGGCTGTATTTGGTAAGGAAACAGATGTACAAATTCCGAAAGAGGAAGACTGTGAGACATGTGATGGCTCTGGTGCTAAGCCAGGAACGCATCCTGAAACATGCCCGCACTGTCAAGGTTCTGGTCAATTAAACCAAGAACAGAATACACCATTTGGCCGCGTTGTAAATCGACGTGTATGTCACCACTGTCAAGGTACAGGTAACCTGATTAAAGATAAGTGTAATACGTGCGGCGGAGACGGAAAAGTTACAAAACGTAAGACCATTCATATTAGTATTCCAGCAGGAATTGATGAAGGTCAACAAATCCGTGTTACAGGACAAGGGGAGCCAGGAGAAAACGGTGGACCTGCAGGCGACTTGTTTGTTGTCATCCAAGTGCGCCAACACGAGTTCTTCCAACGTGAAGGCGACCACATCTTCTGTGAAATGCCACTCACATTTACGCAGGCTGCTCTAGGAGATGAAGTAGAAGTGCCAACGTTACATGGGAAAGTGAAATTGAAGATTCCTGAAGGCACGCAGACAGGGAAAACGTTCCGCCTGAAAGAAAAAGGTGTTCCTAACGTACGCGGCTATGGTCATGGTGATCAACATGTGAAGATTCGCGTTGTAACTCCGTCGAACCTAACAGATCGTCAAAAAGAATTGATGCGTGAATTTAACGAAATTGCCGGTAATGAACCAACGGAAGAGCAACATGGTAGCTTGTTCCAGCGCTTCAAACGTGCATTTAAAGGCGAATAA
- the prmA gene encoding 50S ribosomal protein L11 methyltransferase: MKWSEICIHTTTEAVEPVSNVLHEAGASGVVIEDPEDLVKERDTYMGEIYELNPEDYPTEGVYVKAYVAVNSFLAETVEEIKQAVTNLSEYGIDLGHNEVTVSEVNEEDWATAWKKYYKPVKISEKVTITPTWEEYEPVSSDEVIIELDPGMAFGTGTHPTTVLSIQAIEQYIEQDDVVIDVGAGSGVLSIASVLLGAKEVYAYDLDDVAVTSTVNNAEYNQVSHLIHAKQNDLLNDVDVQADLIVSNILAEIIVRFTDDAFNLVKSGGYFITSGIIRDKREIVKERLEQSGFEIVETNQMEDWTSIIARKP, encoded by the coding sequence ATGAAGTGGTCTGAGATATGCATTCATACGACTACAGAAGCCGTTGAACCAGTTTCGAACGTTTTGCATGAAGCTGGAGCAAGTGGAGTTGTAATTGAGGATCCTGAAGATTTAGTGAAAGAACGCGACACGTACATGGGAGAAATTTATGAGTTGAACCCAGAGGACTACCCTACTGAAGGTGTGTACGTGAAAGCTTATGTGGCTGTGAATAGCTTCTTAGCTGAAACCGTTGAGGAAATTAAACAGGCAGTAACAAACTTGTCTGAATACGGAATTGACTTAGGGCATAATGAAGTCACGGTAAGCGAAGTAAATGAAGAGGATTGGGCGACTGCTTGGAAGAAGTATTACAAGCCAGTTAAAATCTCTGAAAAGGTTACAATTACACCAACATGGGAAGAGTATGAGCCTGTATCTAGTGATGAGGTTATCATTGAACTAGATCCTGGGATGGCATTTGGTACAGGGACGCATCCGACTACTGTATTGAGTATTCAAGCGATTGAACAGTATATTGAACAAGACGATGTAGTCATTGATGTAGGTGCCGGATCTGGCGTATTAAGTATTGCTTCTGTCCTTCTTGGAGCTAAAGAAGTATATGCCTACGACTTAGACGATGTCGCTGTTACAAGTACAGTGAACAACGCTGAATATAATCAAGTAAGCCATTTAATTCATGCAAAGCAGAACGATTTATTAAATGATGTGGATGTACAGGCGGACCTAATTGTTTCAAACATTCTAGCAGAAATCATTGTTCGCTTTACAGATGATGCGTTTAACCTCGTTAAATCAGGAGGATATTTCATCACCTCTGGCATCATTCGTGATAAACGTGAAATAGTGAAAGAGCGTCTAGAGCAATCAGGATTTGAAATTGTAGAAACAAACCAGATGGAAGATTGGACATCCATCATTGCACGTAAACCGTAA
- a CDS encoding 16S rRNA (uracil(1498)-N(3))-methyltransferase has protein sequence MQRYFIPASGWQEGKVIITGEDAHHIKRVMRMTEDDEIICCTPDGRAALCQLEVVTEDDIKASIVRWLDEQKELPVNVTIVQGLPKGDKMELVIQKGTELGAHEFIPFAAERSIVKWDGKKAKKKIERYQKIAKEASEQSHRTQIPQVNDVHTLDQIASLQSYDWKLFAFEDEAKSSTYRSLKEVIPNLTEEQSVLIVIGPEGGLSEKEVDVLKTHEFLSVRLGPRILRSETAHAYILSSISYQLEELNQ, from the coding sequence GTGCAAAGGTACTTCATTCCTGCTTCTGGTTGGCAAGAGGGAAAGGTCATCATAACAGGTGAGGATGCTCACCATATTAAACGCGTGATGCGGATGACTGAAGATGATGAAATTATTTGCTGCACGCCAGATGGGCGTGCAGCCCTTTGTCAATTAGAAGTGGTTACAGAGGATGACATCAAAGCATCAATTGTACGTTGGCTAGACGAACAAAAGGAGCTCCCGGTGAACGTAACAATCGTTCAAGGGTTGCCAAAAGGGGATAAGATGGAGTTGGTCATACAGAAAGGAACCGAACTTGGTGCACACGAGTTCATTCCCTTTGCTGCAGAACGCTCCATTGTGAAATGGGATGGAAAGAAAGCAAAGAAGAAAATTGAACGCTATCAAAAGATTGCCAAAGAGGCGAGTGAGCAGTCTCATCGAACTCAAATTCCACAAGTAAATGACGTACATACTTTAGACCAAATTGCTTCATTGCAATCATATGACTGGAAGCTCTTTGCCTTTGAGGATGAAGCGAAAAGCTCTACGTATCGTTCATTAAAAGAAGTGATACCAAACTTAACTGAAGAACAGTCGGTGTTAATTGTCATTGGACCAGAAGGTGGATTAAGTGAGAAGGAAGTAGACGTGCTGAAAACGCATGAATTCTTATCGGTGCGACTTGGACCGCGCATTCTAAGAAGTGAAACAGCGCACGCCTATATTCTTTCAAGCATTTCTTACCAGCTTGAGGAACTCAATCAATAA
- the mtaB gene encoding tRNA (N(6)-L-threonylcarbamoyladenosine(37)-C(2))-methylthiotransferase MtaB, translated as MNTVAFHTLGCKVNHYETEGIWQLFKEEGYERVDFERKSDIYVINTCTVTNTGDKKSRQVIRRAIRKNPEAVICVTGCYAQTSPDEIMEIPGVDVVVGTQNRRNMIPYIREHQKHREPINGVSNIMKTRTYEEMDVPAFTDRTRASLKIQEGCNNFCTFCIIPWARGLLRSRQPEEVISQAQQLVDAGYKEIVLTGIHTGGYGEDLRDYNLAKLLTTLDEQVSGLKRIRISSIEASQITDEVIDVLGKSDKIVRHLHIPLQSGSNTVLKRMRRKYTTEFYKERIDRIKEALPGLAITSDVIVGFPGETEEEYNETYSFIREIGYSELHVFPYSKRTGTPAARMDDQVDDDLKHRRVQELIDLSSDQAMLYASGYEGRVLEVIPEEKFTEDREDERLVGYTDNYMKVVFEGTNSMIGEVVRVKITQSGYPHNYGEYVRVIQQPNLTDTVLSS; from the coding sequence ATGAACACGGTAGCGTTTCACACATTAGGTTGTAAAGTGAACCATTATGAAACAGAGGGGATTTGGCAATTATTTAAGGAAGAAGGGTATGAGCGAGTCGATTTTGAACGTAAATCAGATATTTACGTTATTAATACGTGTACAGTTACAAACACCGGTGATAAGAAAAGTCGCCAGGTGATTCGAAGGGCTATACGTAAGAATCCTGAAGCAGTCATTTGTGTAACGGGCTGCTATGCGCAGACATCACCTGATGAGATTATGGAAATCCCAGGTGTAGACGTAGTTGTTGGAACACAAAATCGTCGCAACATGATCCCATACATAAGAGAGCACCAAAAGCATCGTGAACCGATTAATGGCGTCTCAAACATTATGAAGACAAGAACCTATGAAGAGATGGATGTTCCGGCATTTACAGACCGGACGAGAGCCTCCCTCAAAATTCAAGAAGGGTGCAATAACTTCTGCACGTTTTGTATTATTCCTTGGGCACGTGGTCTCTTAAGATCTCGTCAGCCAGAAGAAGTTATTTCTCAAGCACAACAGCTCGTGGATGCTGGTTATAAGGAAATTGTACTTACAGGCATTCATACAGGTGGTTATGGGGAAGATTTAAGAGACTACAATTTAGCTAAGTTATTAACGACTTTAGATGAGCAAGTGAGTGGGTTAAAGCGAATTCGAATTTCTTCGATTGAAGCAAGCCAAATTACGGATGAAGTCATCGATGTACTCGGGAAGTCTGATAAAATTGTACGTCATTTACACATACCGCTACAGTCTGGTTCCAATACTGTGCTAAAGCGTATGCGTAGAAAGTATACAACGGAATTCTACAAAGAAAGAATCGACCGAATTAAAGAAGCGCTTCCTGGTCTTGCAATTACATCCGATGTCATCGTAGGCTTTCCTGGTGAAACGGAGGAGGAGTATAACGAAACGTATTCATTCATACGAGAGATTGGATACTCAGAACTCCATGTGTTTCCTTATTCTAAACGAACAGGAACACCAGCTGCCCGTATGGACGACCAAGTGGATGATGACCTAAAGCACCGTCGTGTGCAGGAGTTAATTGATCTTTCGAGTGACCAAGCTATGTTGTATGCTTCGGGCTATGAAGGGCGTGTACTTGAGGTTATACCAGAGGAGAAGTTTACTGAGGACCGAGAAGATGAACGACTCGTAGGGTATACAGACAACTATATGAAAGTCGTGTTTGAGGGAACGAATTCTATGATCGGGGAAGTTGTTCGGGTGAAGATTACGCAATCGGGGTACCCGCACAATTACGGCGAGTACGTAAGAGTCATTCAACAACCGAATCTAACAGATACAGTTCTTTCTTCATAA
- the deoC gene encoding deoxyribose-phosphate aldolase, producing the protein MNQQLAKLIDHTALKPGTTKEAIHKLCEEAAEYNFASVCVNPGWVSYSYQQLKDTDVKVCTVIGFPLGATTSESKAFETKQAIENGATEVDMVINIDALKSGDFDYVQQDIEAVVQAAEGKAIVKVILETCLLTDEEKVKASELSKAAKADFVKTSTGFSTGGATVEDIRLMRETVGEDMGVKASGGIRDREAVDAMVEAGATRIGASSGIAIVTGGQGTSGY; encoded by the coding sequence ATGAACCAACAACTAGCTAAGCTAATTGACCACACAGCATTAAAACCAGGCACTACAAAAGAAGCTATTCATAAACTTTGTGAAGAAGCTGCAGAATATAATTTCGCATCCGTGTGCGTAAATCCAGGTTGGGTTTCTTACAGCTATCAACAACTAAAAGATACAGATGTAAAAGTATGTACTGTAATCGGGTTTCCGTTAGGTGCTACAACTTCTGAATCGAAAGCGTTCGAAACGAAACAGGCGATTGAGAACGGTGCGACAGAAGTAGATATGGTAATCAACATCGACGCACTTAAGAGCGGCGACTTTGATTATGTTCAACAAGACATTGAAGCGGTTGTTCAAGCAGCTGAAGGCAAGGCAATCGTGAAAGTTATCCTTGAAACGTGCTTACTTACAGACGAAGAAAAAGTTAAAGCTTCTGAACTATCGAAAGCTGCAAAAGCAGACTTTGTGAAAACATCCACTGGTTTCTCCACTGGAGGCGCAACAGTAGAAGATATCCGCCTTATGCGTGAAACAGTAGGTGAAGACATGGGTGTGAAAGCTTCAGGAGGCATTCGTGACCGTGAAGCTGTAGATGCTATGGTTGAGGCTGGAGCAACTCGTATTGGCGCAAGCTCAGGCATTGCCATTGTTACAGGCGGCCAAGGAACATCCGGTTACTAG
- a CDS encoding Na/Pi symporter, translating into MPELLTLFAVFLMLFLFGMTLIRIGLMHLTYRTVKEWISRSTHHPFSGFLIGMIGTALIQSSSVTMVITIGMVTTGLLSFRQTIGIILGANIGTTITLEILSLNDANLAIPLLIIGMIFMFIPNANYYGIGSFVFGIALIFLSLNGFRSLALYVEAWPIVQEAFNYSDQVPEIGLGIGLVVAALIQSSTATTGLAMAFVETDVIEMSSAIGVMIGANLGTCITAWIASLTGSQESRLVAMAHVWVNVFSVLLFFPFLNEMAELGQWLSSSKSMQLAHLSVLFNVVSALIILPFIKPFVKFLEYVHNR; encoded by the coding sequence ATGCCTGAGCTACTTACTTTATTCGCTGTATTCCTCATGTTATTCCTGTTTGGAATGACACTTATTCGAATTGGATTGATGCACCTCACATACAGAACCGTGAAGGAATGGATTTCAAGATCTACGCATCACCCATTCAGTGGGTTTCTGATTGGGATGATTGGAACAGCTCTCATCCAGAGTAGTTCTGTCACGATGGTCATTACAATTGGAATGGTTACAACAGGACTGCTCTCATTCCGACAAACCATTGGGATTATTCTTGGCGCAAACATTGGGACAACTATAACATTGGAGATTCTCTCATTAAACGATGCAAATCTAGCAATACCGTTATTGATTATCGGAATGATTTTTATGTTCATCCCTAACGCTAACTATTATGGAATTGGTTCGTTTGTGTTTGGCATTGCCTTAATATTCTTGTCCTTAAATGGCTTTCGTTCACTTGCCCTGTACGTTGAAGCATGGCCTATTGTTCAGGAGGCATTCAACTATTCGGATCAAGTTCCAGAGATTGGGCTTGGGATTGGTTTAGTAGTAGCTGCCCTGATACAATCCTCGACCGCTACAACTGGATTGGCCATGGCGTTTGTAGAGACTGACGTAATTGAGATGAGTAGTGCAATCGGGGTAATGATTGGAGCAAATCTTGGAACGTGTATAACAGCCTGGATTGCCTCTTTAACAGGTTCACAGGAATCACGCCTTGTTGCAATGGCACATGTGTGGGTGAATGTGTTTAGTGTTCTATTGTTCTTCCCATTTCTAAATGAGATGGCTGAATTAGGACAGTGGCTCTCGTCCTCAAAGTCTATGCAGTTAGCTCACTTATCCGTTTTATTTAACGTTGTTTCAGCCCTAATCATTCTTCCATTCATAAAGCCATTCGTGAAGTTCTTAGAATATGTACATAATAGGTAA
- a CDS encoding flavin reductase family protein: MLKSIENVKMHSYPGMVAVIGTRTERGVNFMAVGWHAYLSMSPPKYGIAVGRERYTYKALKSQQAFTVNFLSAAHSEFIQLCGTASGVEIEKASCASYRVEIGGVLSAPFLTDAYLVYECEVEEFMDVGDHDWVVASILSCKMDRTMFQENGLPNFSKLQIPLYLGRSTYITLDDKVKHEEYMNPHSIKEKS; this comes from the coding sequence ATGTTAAAGTCAATTGAAAACGTAAAGATGCACAGCTATCCTGGCATGGTCGCGGTGATTGGGACTAGGACTGAACGGGGAGTAAACTTTATGGCTGTTGGATGGCATGCTTATTTATCAATGTCTCCTCCGAAGTATGGAATAGCAGTTGGGAGAGAGCGATATACATATAAAGCATTAAAATCGCAACAAGCGTTCACCGTTAACTTTCTTTCAGCAGCTCATTCTGAATTTATTCAGCTATGTGGTACAGCATCAGGCGTGGAGATTGAGAAGGCTAGCTGTGCGAGCTATCGTGTTGAAATTGGAGGTGTTTTGTCAGCACCATTCTTGACAGATGCTTATTTGGTTTATGAATGCGAGGTGGAAGAGTTCATGGATGTCGGTGATCATGATTGGGTCGTTGCTTCGATTCTCTCATGTAAGATGGACCGAACCATGTTTCAGGAGAATGGTCTCCCTAACTTTTCAAAGTTGCAAATCCCTCTTTACCTAGGGAGAAGTACGTACATTACACTTGACGATAAGGTGAAACATGAGGAATACATGAACCCTCATTCGATTAAAGAAAAAAGTTGA
- the rpsU gene encoding 30S ribosomal protein S21, translating into MSNNTRVRKNESLEDALRRFKRSVSKNGTLAEYRKREHYDKPSVRRKKKSEAARKRK; encoded by the coding sequence ATGTCTAACAATACACGCGTGCGTAAAAACGAATCTCTTGAAGATGCTCTTCGTCGCTTTAAGCGTTCTGTATCTAAAAACGGTACTTTGGCTGAATATCGTAAACGCGAACATTATGATAAACCAAGTGTACGTCGTAAGAAAAAATCTGAAGCTGCTAGAAAGCGTAAATAA
- a CDS encoding GatB/YqeY domain-containing protein — translation MSLLERLNQDMKEAMRSKQKERLSVIRMVKASLQNEALKLGKKELSEEEELAVLSRELKQRKDSLQEFKNAGREDLTEKTDREIEIVQAYMPKQLSEDELASIVQETIEEVGASSMKDMGQVMSAVMPKVQGKANGSEVNAQVKKQLS, via the coding sequence ATGTCATTACTCGAGCGTCTTAACCAAGATATGAAAGAGGCTATGAGAAGTAAGCAAAAGGAACGACTTTCTGTCATTCGTATGGTGAAAGCTTCTTTGCAGAACGAAGCCTTAAAGCTTGGCAAAAAAGAACTGTCTGAGGAAGAAGAATTGGCGGTTCTCTCTCGTGAGTTAAAGCAAAGGAAAGATTCCCTCCAAGAATTTAAAAACGCAGGTCGCGAAGATCTTACTGAAAAAACAGACCGTGAAATAGAAATTGTTCAAGCATATATGCCTAAACAACTTTCAGAAGATGAGCTTGCTTCAATTGTCCAAGAGACAATCGAGGAGGTTGGAGCATCTTCTATGAAAGATATGGGTCAAGTGATGAGTGCAGTGATGCCGAAAGTTCAAGGCAAAGCAAACGGCTCAGAAGTAAATGCTCAAGTTAAGAAACAACTTTCTTAG